The Micavibrio sp. TMED2 genome includes a window with the following:
- a CDS encoding ABC transporter, whose amino-acid sequence MQETLALFAIGDTGWGDELLDGLWLTVRLALVSYAIGFVIGLLGAGAKLSPFALLRGAAETYTTVIRGVPEILVVFLIYFGGSVALGGFLNLIGYEGRVEINGFIAGVVALATVSGAYQTEVLRAGILAVPSGQIEAADAIGMPKLLRFRRIVLPQLLRYALPALGNLWLVMLKDTAIISVVGLDELLRSADVAGRSTRMQFTFFMAAALLYLVLTVISMAVIQLIERGTMRGVKRASRA is encoded by the coding sequence ATGCAGGAAACCCTCGCACTTTTTGCCATCGGTGATACCGGATGGGGCGATGAGCTCCTTGACGGGCTGTGGCTAACCGTACGGCTGGCGCTGGTTTCCTATGCCATCGGTTTTGTCATCGGGCTGCTCGGTGCCGGGGCCAAGCTCTCGCCCTTTGCCCTGTTGCGCGGTGCCGCCGAGACCTACACCACGGTCATTCGCGGCGTGCCGGAAATCCTTGTGGTGTTCCTGATCTATTTTGGCGGCAGTGTCGCGCTCGGCGGTTTTCTCAACCTGATCGGTTATGAGGGCCGGGTCGAGATCAATGGCTTCATTGCCGGTGTCGTGGCGCTGGCGACCGTGTCCGGTGCCTATCAGACCGAGGTATTGCGCGCCGGTATTCTCGCCGTGCCATCGGGGCAGATTGAGGCGGCTGACGCAATCGGGATGCCGAAGCTGCTGCGGTTCCGGCGAATTGTTCTGCCGCAACTGTTGCGCTATGCGCTGCCTGCGCTCGGCAATCTCTGGCTGGTGATGCTGAAGGATACCGCGATTATCTCTGTGGTCGGACTTGATGAGTTGCTGCGTTCTGCCGATGTGGCCGGACGCTCAACCAGAATGCAATTCACTTTCTTCATGGCGGCAGCATTGCTGTATCTGGTGCTGACGGTCATCTCCATGGCGGTAATCCAGCTGATTGAGCGTGGCACCATGCGCGGCGTCAAGCGCGCGTCACGGGCGTAG